Part of the Vigna unguiculata cultivar IT97K-499-35 chromosome 3, ASM411807v1, whole genome shotgun sequence genome, AATAGTTATTGACTGTCTTTGATAGAAGTTTACAGTACCAGTTCCTTTATCTATTGTCTGacttaatttttacttttgacACAGGTCTCAACATTTGCTGATATGGAAGGAGAGGAAACTTTTGAACCATCTTTTCTTGGATCTGCTGATGAGGTTGTTGAGGAGCGAATATCTGATGATGCTGTAGTTATGATCAAAGGGACCAAAACTACAAGTGCAGTAAGTAATTTGATTGACTCCacctttttttcctttctcaacaaaaaaaaagtaaattcatGACAGAAAAGCACAAGGAATTTAAAGATTCAAGAATCCTTGATGGCCCAAAAAGGGAAACTGCTTAAAAGAACACCATAAAGCatgaaatgaattaaaattggaCAATGCCTATACTTACCTCTTAAGGTGTTCTTTTTAAGAATCCATGTTCAACATCAAATAGAAGCTAATTGCCTAATCCTATAATGGCTTAATTTGTGCGGAATTGGTATGCAAGCCCATACAGGTTGTACTGGGTAATTGCATTTAAACATTGAATACTGAAAATAAAACGAATAACTACAAAATtcgataaaatttattaacCTCTGAAGTAGGCTTTCATATTTGATCTCTGAAGTATCATGAAAATGTGGACCTGCTTGTGCTCTGGTTATAATTCCTTCATTGCAATGGCCATTAAGTTGCTTCAATGCATTATTGATAGAAAAGGTCATCTTAATGGAGTTGTTTATgagaaaaaaaggaataaagtcAATCAGATCCAAAAGCGAATCTAGTTAACAAAATTGTCTATCGTATGGAATTTGAACATTGTAGGAAGTGTGGATATGAGGAAAACGGATGTTTATTTCTGGAATTAAGTGGTGATCATGGGGTCATGAGAATCGTATActagtattatattataaaaaaatgtctttcTGGCCGTACCGTTTCTCCTCTCTATGaagataattatatattatttagattcataattttaatttattgaaaaatatgttttttttttattattatctgcATATGATAcaattcattaaattaatttaccaTTATTTACATAAATTGTGTTTGCTTAGATCAATCTACTATTTATATTCAATGGTATATAAACcccacaattttattttatttatttaaattagaaacACATCAGAGAATTATTCctttatcaaaatagacaaatacaattaaaatttatatatcaaaccCTCATACaaattcttaataaatatatttttatcctacgtataattaattaaattttgatctCATTATCGAGACACTTAATTAcgaattatgtttaaaaatttaaagaaagtgCATCATGggttattattttgaaatttaattttaaaattcaagaaGTGTGTTTTTCCTCATTTTAGGTATTTTTTCTCGTGATTCTAAATCATCGGATTCTCTCAAACCAATTGGTGTtctcactttctttttcatgaaaaaatgacattttttggTGATAATTAATTTCTTATCTGTCAAATACCTGTCTTTCagaatattattgttattattattattaaaatgtattaatagtCATATTCATGTGTTTACAATATCACCTGATTCTGTTATTCTTCTATTAAAGGTATCTTTGATTTTAAGAGGTGCAAATGACCATATGCTTGATGAGATGGATAGAGCTCTGCATGATGCGTTGTCAATTGTCAAGAGAACTCTTGAATCAAACACGGTATCCTGCTTTCTTTCGCTTTTAACCTACTTTGGTTAAAGTAATTATGTTACATTAGAttcattttttcaaatgatATTTGAATTGGTTTCTTCCAGTGAAGTTGACCTCACGATAAGCCTTCGTTACTGTTGTAATATAATTTGCCTTGTTATGGTTCTGTACCGCACATCCAGCATGAAAGCTATTATAACTTTAACAATGCACTTGAAAAGATACAAGATTCTAATTATCAAGAGTCAGAATTTAGGTTGTGTGCCTGCTTGTTATATATtctcttgaaaaaaaatcacttttttaatTGAAGAATTGGCTTTAAAAGTTTGTCATATGAAATCAGATGGTAAaagcaaatttttaaaataatcagaAGCACTTACGAATAGCTTGTCATAAAATTAGttgtttttaaaagaaattttattattgtaagcAAACATAAATTAGTTTTCTCACTTctctaaattcttaaaaaatatcactAATTTTATTCAGATCAGAATCTTTTTTCGAATTTATAAGAAACTACTCCTATTTGGTCACTGTCAGTGGCAGCGAGGATTTGCAATTAGGGGTTTGATGGTAAAAAGGTTACTCCATAAAATTTTCATTGATGATTGTGAACTTTCTCGTGTATATGTAGCCTACATTTTTGTAGatacatttatttgttttttcaaatttcctATTTTGTTTGCCTTGTGCTTGATTTTTCGAAATATAAAATTCAGGTGGTAGCTGGTGGAGGTGCAGTTGAAGCAGCTTTGTCAGTTTATTTGGAGTACCTTGCTACAACTTTAGGGTCTCGGGAGCAATTGGCTATAGCAGAATTTGCTGAGTCTCTGTTAATCATTCCAAAGGTAATTACAAATCTCTAGGGTGTATTTCTTACTTCCAAAGGTTTGGTCTTCATCCAACGTTCAATAAATAGATTTGACTGTATAGTTATATGATTCTACACTAGGTATTCTGTAATTTTAGTGCAGTTGAGCTTTCAAGTTTGTTGGACATGTTAACAATTTATTAGTTGACTTGATATTTAACTTCAATTGCTTTGATTTTTGTGTGAATCAATTTTGATAGATTGGTTCTTGTTGCCAACCATTTTCAAATGTATATATTGATGTCACTTCACTGGCACAGGTGCTTTCGGTTAATGCTGCTAAGGATGCTACTGAGCTGGTTGCAAAATTACGGGCCTACCACCATTCAGCGCAAACTAAAGCTGATAAGAAACATTTATCAAGGTATTTGCTTACTAATAATAGTTTCCTTTGTATTTGGAGGGTTTTTGTTGAATTTAGCTTTGCTGTGACATTATATTTCTCATCGTTAGTATTTTCTTGCAACATGTGTTGGGTAATGGTAATTCCGCTAGTAGGTTTTCTTAACCATTCATTTGACGTGAATCTATTGACATGATTTTGCATTGTCATGTGCATTTATTTGGTATTTGGGCGTTGCgggtcaataatatataaaaaaacaagatttaaattttatcgTCGGATTTGGACAGGTAAAATAAGTTTGtgcatttatatataatatagagcTTCAAGTAACAAAGGAATGTTTTAACAACGGAAATAGAAAAAAGTAACAATTGAGAATACAGATGAAATGGTGCTCGATAAGCTTTGGCTTATTTTCTATTCCATTAAAATACCGATACTGTTTTGCTCTTTCTTTCCCCCAGCATGGGTCTGGACCTTTCTGAAGGGAAAATCAGAAACAACTTGGAGGCTGGAGTCATTGAGCCTGCAATGAGCAAAGTCAAAATTATTCAGGTATGTGCTTAGAATATCAGTAATTGTTGACTTCAAGAAATAGCTCCATCTTAATGTCTGAGCAAACTTTTTTGGTTATTTATTTCAGTTTGCCACAGAAGCTGCTATTACCATCCTACGAATTGATGACATGATCAAGCTTATCAAGGAAGAAAGTCAAAATGAAGATTAGTGTGATTGAATTTAGAAAGCGTCTTACTTCCTGGTTCTTACAGAAAGGGAAGGTTTTGCAGGTTGTGCTGGTGTGCATTTGAAGAGGGTATCTGCATTTTATCTTCAATGCCCTTGTTCTTGAAGAGAAAatgttataattgattttattaaagtagcgtttattaatatttataactagTATTTTATCTTCCTACAAATTTTAGGCACACATTTTTGGTCATGCATTGGCTGGTTGCATGTTTGTACATCTGAGGCAGTGTTTGGTTTCTGGAATTTTGGTGTTTTATTTGTAGTAATTAGTTTTTAATGTATGAACTAAATCCGTGTGCAAAATTGGATTACGATGCCATTTAATCTTTTCATATCAAGAGGATTCATACACATAATTTGGCTGTGATGGATATCATTGAATATAGGCGAACCatgtatttaataaaattagggACGGTTTTTATGCAAATGTTCattgattattaaatatttaatttcccATCGATTGCATTGAGGAAAAATTTGTTATATGTTggataatacatttttaatacaaTTGGCAAAATTTTCATGCACcgtatatttcaaaatttagatttagttttaagtattattttaaccaaattgtaaaagtaatataattattatttaaataaaaaaaatcattgaagaTGTGTAATTAGATACTCTATTATGACGAAGAATAAGATTttgttttaacaaaacaaattatattttttaattgaagaaaAGGCGGTGGAGATTTTTAGTAATCTATTTGTAGAGTAAGAAATGTGTACATAAATAGATTCTTTGAAGAAAGCTTTTAACAACATAGAGTTTACATGACAATGACAAGGAATCacacaattttcatttttatattatacattaaatgctttaatattttaaatttaaattcccattttaaactttaatgtTTTCTAATAAATTCCAGaggtatgtgtttttttttatcaaaaaattctcacttaatttatttattttttcatgttaCAATATTAAATTCTCAAATATTAactttatgtaatttaaattattcggtattaattttttaaaaattttctttttttctcctaaACAAAAACTACCTCAGTTTACTTTAATATTAGTCCAACTAAAAAGCTGCTTTGTTCTACATATTAATCATAGAATGTTTTAGAAGGTATTTCcttgtttttcaagaaaattaaCTGTCTCTTGTGAACACAAAACCCACGCCGTCCGTAGATACAGTCATCAATTTCAGCACGGGAACATCTTACCTTGATCCGCAAGGTTCATGCCTACGCCCACACttcatatataatattcttCATTTGCTTTCACCCATTGCTAATGACACATTGAACTTATAAGagggaaaaaacaaattaagaaaagCTCAATTACGTATAAAACCATCTTATTCTAGAGGAAGAAAAAATGCAGCGAATAGAGAATTGGGTTGGGAAGGGATTAACGAAAGTAGAAAATGAAAGTGAAGAATACGAATCCATTAAGAACGGTTTCTTGAAGGGTATGGGATTCATGGGACATGCCACAACTATCATGGCCATTCACAAGAACGATGTTTCCTCTAGTTTGGCAAGGCAAGCTCGTTGGGATTCCTTCAAGATTTTCTCTAAGGCTGTGGCAATCAAATCTGGTGGAGATGCTAATGTACGGTACGCTTGGTACGGTGCTTCATTGGATGATCTTCTAGAAATTGTATCTGAGGGATTCAATGGATGCAAAAAccacgatgatgatgatgatgagtcTCATGGTGTTGGGATTCCCTTATTTTCTGTCGATTTCTCCATCGATAGGTGCGTGCGTATGAACCAGTTCAATTTTCCATTCCAATGCTATGTGtatgagaaaataaatagatCTAAGAATTTGTTTACTTCATTCACAGTGCTATGTGTACAGTTGCAGATGAGCATGGTTTGAGACATGTGTTACTATGCAGAGTGATTTTAGGGAAGGTGGAAGCTGTTGCTTGTGGTTCAAAGCAGAGCCAACCTAGTTCTAAGCAATATGACTCTGGTGTGGATGATATTTTAGCACCTACAAAGCATATTATCTGGACTGCTTTTATGAATTCACACATTCATCCTAGTTATGTTCTTAGTTTCAA contains:
- the LOC114179551 gene encoding probable inactive poly [ADP-ribose] polymerase SRO2 isoform X4, coding for MQRIENWVGKGLTKVENESEEYESIKNGFLKGMGFMGHATTIMAIHKNDVSSSLARQARWDSFKIFSKAVAIKSGGDANVRYAWYGASLDDLLEIVSEGFNGCKNHDDDDDESHGVGIPLFSVDFSIDSAMCTVADEHGLRHVLLCRVILGKVEAVACGSKQSQPSSKQYDSGVDDILAPTKHIIWTAFMNSHIHPSYVLSFKYNYTKDSVIHGALKPQSPYVLFPNLVARVSNNLKPAQMTMLLRSYRIYQQRKISRQVWIKKVRLIVGDTLLHSVITNSNYD
- the LOC114179551 gene encoding probable inactive poly [ADP-ribose] polymerase SRO2 isoform X3, with the protein product MQRIENWVGKGLTKVENESEEYESIKNGFLKGMGFMGHATTIMAIHKNDVSSSLARQARWDSFKIFSKAVAIKSGGDANVRYAWYGASLDDLLEIVSEGFNGCKNHDDDDDESHGVGIPLFSVDFSIDSAMCTVADEHGLRHVLLCRVILGKVEAVACGSKQSQPSSKQYDSGVDDILAPTKHIIWTAFMNSHIHPSYVLSFKYNYTKDSVIHGALKPQSPYVLFPNLVARVSNNLKPAQMTMLLRSYRIYQQRKISRQVWIKKVRLIVGDTLLHSVITNSNYDL
- the LOC114179551 gene encoding probable inactive poly [ADP-ribose] polymerase SRO2 isoform X2 — its product is MQRIENWVGKGLTKVENESEEYESIKNGFLKGMGFMGHATTIMAIHKNDVSSSLARQARWDSFKIFSKAVAIKSGGDANVRYAWYGASLDDLLEIVSEGFNGCKNHDDDDDESHGVGIPLFSVDFSIDSAMCTVADEHGLRHVLLCRVILGKVEAVACGSKQSQPSSKQYDSGVDDILAPTKHIIWTAFMNSHIHPSYVLSFKYNYTKDSVIHGALKPQSPYVLFPNLVARVSNNLKPAQMTMLLRSYRIYQQRKISRQVWIKKVRLIVGDTLLHSVITNSNYDQL
- the LOC114179551 gene encoding probable inactive poly [ADP-ribose] polymerase SRO2 isoform X5; the protein is MQRIENWVGKGLTKVENESEEYESIKNGFLKGMGFMGHATTIMAIHKNDVSSSLARQARWDSFKIFSKAVAIKSGGDANVRYAWYGASLDDLLEIVSEGFNGCKNHDDDDDESHGVGIPLFSVDFSIDRVILGKVEAVACGSKQSQPSSKQYDSGVDDILAPTKHIIWTAFMNSHIHPSYVLSFKYNYTKDSVIHGALKPQSPYVLFPNLVARVSNNLKPAQMTMLLRSYRIYQQRKISRQVWIKKVRLIVGDTLLHSVITNSNYDVHIL
- the LOC114179551 gene encoding probable inactive poly [ADP-ribose] polymerase SRO2 isoform X1; amino-acid sequence: MQRIENWVGKGLTKVENESEEYESIKNGFLKGMGFMGHATTIMAIHKNDVSSSLARQARWDSFKIFSKAVAIKSGGDANVRYAWYGASLDDLLEIVSEGFNGCKNHDDDDDESHGVGIPLFSVDFSIDSAMCTVADEHGLRHVLLCRVILGKVEAVACGSKQSQPSSKQYDSGVDDILAPTKHIIWTAFMNSHIHPSYVLSFKYNYTKDSVIHGALKPQSPYVLFPNLVARVSNNLKPAQMTMLLRSYRIYQQRKISRQVWIKKVRLIVGDTLLHSVITNSNYDVHIL